One window of the Dreissena polymorpha isolate Duluth1 chromosome 5, UMN_Dpol_1.0, whole genome shotgun sequence genome contains the following:
- the LOC127832092 gene encoding uncharacterized protein LOC127832092 isoform X5: protein MRTADYSGKVFMRTADYSGKVFMQTAGFSGKVFMRTADYSGKVFMRTADYPGKVFMWTAGFSGKVFMRTADYSGKVFMRTADYSGKVFMRTADYSGKVFMRTADYSGKVFMRTADYPGKVFMRTADYSGKVFMRTAGYSRMVGLQATLGWWDCRQLWDGGTAGYSRMVGLQATLGWWDCMLLRDDGTGGYSGMVGLQATLGRWDCRLLWDGGTAGHSGMVGLQATLGWWDCRLL, encoded by the exons ATGCGGACTGCAGACTACTCTGGGAAGGTGTTTATGCGGACTGCAGACTACTCTGGGAAGGTGTTTATGCAGACTGCAGGCTTCTCTGGGAAGGTGTTTATGCGGACTGCAGACTACTCTGGGAAGGTGTTTATGCGGACTGCAGACTACCCTGGGAAGGTGTTTATGTGGACTGCAGGCTTCTCTGGGAAGGTGTTTATGCGGACTGCAGACTACTCTGGGAAGGTGTTTATGCGGACTGCAGACTACTCTGGGAAGGTGTTTATGCGGACTGCAGACTACTCTGGGAAGGTGTTTATGCGGACTGCAGACTACTCTGGGAAG GTGTTTATGCGGACTGCAGACTACCCTGGGAAGGTGTTTATGCGGACTGCAGACTACTCTGGGAAGGTGTTTATGCGGACTGCAGGCTACTCTAGAATGGTGGGActgcaggctactctgggatggtgGGACTGCAGGCAACTCTGGGATGGTGGGACTGCAGGCTATTCTAGGATGGTGGGActgcaggctactctgggatggtgGGACTGCATGCTACTCCGGGATGATGGGACTGGTGGCTACTCTGGAATGGTGGGACTGCAGGCTACTCTGGGTAGGTGGGActgcaggctactctgggatggtgGGACTGCAGGCCACTCTGGGATGGTGGGActgcaggctactctgggatggtgGGACTGCAGGCTACTCTAG
- the LOC127832092 gene encoding uncharacterized protein LOC127832092 isoform X16, producing the protein MRTADYSGKVFMRTADYSGKVFMQTAGFSGKVFMRTADYSGKVFMRTADYPGKVFMWTAGFSGKVFMRTADYSGKVFMRTADYSGKVFMRTADYSGKVFMRTADYSGKVFMRTAGYSRMVGLQATLGWWDCRQLWDGGTAGYSRMVGLQATLGWWDCMLLRDDGTGGYSGMVGLQATLGRWDCRLLWDGGTAGHSGMVGLQATLGWWDCRLL; encoded by the exons ATGCGGACTGCAGACTACTCTGGGAAGGTGTTTATGCGGACTGCAGACTACTCTGGGAAGGTGTTTATGCAGACTGCAGGCTTCTCTGGGAAGGTGTTTATGCGGACTGCAGACTACTCTGGGAAGGTGTTTATGCGGACTGCAGACTACCCTGGGAAGGTGTTTATGTGGACTGCAGGCTTCTCTGGGAAGGTGTTTATGCGGACTGCAGACTACTCTGGGAAGGTGTTTATGCGGACTGCAGACTACTCTGGGAAGGTGTTTATGCGGACTGCAGACTACTCTGGGAAGGTGTTTATGCGGACTGCAGACTACTCTGGGAAG GTGTTTATGCGGACTGCAGGCTACTCTAGAATGGTGGGActgcaggctactctgggatggtgGGACTGCAGGCAACTCTGGGATGGTGGGACTGCAGGCTATTCTAGGATGGTGGGActgcaggctactctgggatggtgGGACTGCATGCTACTCCGGGATGATGGGACTGGTGGCTACTCTGGAATGGTGGGACTGCAGGCTACTCTGGGTAGGTGGGActgcaggctactctgggatggtgGGACTGCAGGCCACTCTGGGATGGTGGGActgcaggctactctgggatggtgGGACTGCAGGCTACTCTAG
- the LOC127832092 gene encoding translation initiation factor IF-2-like isoform X20, with translation MRTADYSGKVFMRTADYSGKVFMQTAGFSGKVFMRTADYSGKVFMRTADYPGKVFMRTADYSGKVFMRTADYSGKVFMRTAGYSGKVFMRTADYPGKVFMRTADYSGKVFMRTAGYSRMVGLQATLGWWDCRQLWDGGTAGYSRMVGLQATLGWWDCMLLRDDGTGGYSGMVGLQATLGRWDCRLLWDGGTAGHSGMVGLQATLGWWDCRLL, from the exons ATGCGGACTGCAGACTACTCTGGGAAGGTGTTTATGCGGACTGCAGACTACTCTGGGAAGGTGTTTATGCAGACTGCAGGCTTCTCTGGGAAGGTGTTTATGCGGACTGCAGACTACTCTGGGAAGGTGTTTATGCGGACTGCAGACTACCCTGGGAAG GTGTTTATGCGGACTGCAGACTACTCTGGGAAGGTGTTTATGCGGACTGCAGACTACTCTGGGAAG GTGTTTATGCGGACTGCAGGCTACTCTGGGAAGGTGTTTATGCGGACTGCAGACTACCCTGGGAAGGTGTTTATGCGGACTGCAGACTACTCTGGGAAGGTGTTTATGCGGACTGCAGGCTACTCTAGAATGGTGGGActgcaggctactctgggatggtgGGACTGCAGGCAACTCTGGGATGGTGGGACTGCAGGCTATTCTAGGATGGTGGGActgcaggctactctgggatggtgGGACTGCATGCTACTCCGGGATGATGGGACTGGTGGCTACTCTGGAATGGTGGGACTGCAGGCTACTCTGGGTAGGTGGGActgcaggctactctgggatggtgGGACTGCAGGCCACTCTGGGATGGTGGGActgcaggctactctgggatggtgGGACTGCAGGCTACTCTAG
- the LOC127832092 gene encoding uncharacterized protein LOC127832092 isoform X8, with translation MRTADYSGKVFMRTADYSGKVFMQTAGFSGKVFMRTADYSGKVFMRTADYPGKVFMWTAGFSGKVFMRTADYSGKVFMRTADYSGKVFMRTADYSGKVFMRTADYSGKVFMRTADYSGKVFMRTAGYSRMVGLQATLGWWDCRQLWDGGTAGYSRMVGLQATLGWWDCMLLRDDGTGGYSGMVGLQATLGRWDCRLLWDGGTAGHSGMVGLQATLGWWDCRLL, from the exons ATGCGGACTGCAGACTACTCTGGGAAGGTGTTTATGCGGACTGCAGACTACTCTGGGAAGGTGTTTATGCAGACTGCAGGCTTCTCTGGGAAGGTGTTTATGCGGACTGCAGACTACTCTGGGAAGGTGTTTATGCGGACTGCAGACTACCCTGGGAAGGTGTTTATGTGGACTGCAGGCTTCTCTGGGAAGGTGTTTATGCGGACTGCAGACTACTCTGGGAAGGTGTTTATGCGGACTGCAGACTACTCTGGGAAGGTGTTTATGCGGACTGCAGACTACTCTGGGAAGGTGTTTATGCGGACTGCAGACTACTCTGGGAAG GTGTTTATGCGGACTGCAGACTACTCTGGGAAGGTGTTTATGCGGACTGCAGGCTACTCTAGAATGGTGGGActgcaggctactctgggatggtgGGACTGCAGGCAACTCTGGGATGGTGGGACTGCAGGCTATTCTAGGATGGTGGGActgcaggctactctgggatggtgGGACTGCATGCTACTCCGGGATGATGGGACTGGTGGCTACTCTGGAATGGTGGGACTGCAGGCTACTCTGGGTAGGTGGGActgcaggctactctgggatggtgGGACTGCAGGCCACTCTGGGATGGTGGGActgcaggctactctgggatggtgGGACTGCAGGCTACTCTAG
- the LOC127832092 gene encoding translation initiation factor IF-2-like isoform X7 — MRTADYSGKVFMRTADYSGKVFMQTAGFSGKVFMRTADYSGKVFMRTADYSGKVFMRTADYSGKVFMRTADYSGKVFMRTADYSGKVFMRTAGYSGKVFMRTADYPGKVFMRTADYSGKVFMRTAGYSRMVGLQATLGWWDCRQLWDGGTAGYSRMVGLQATLGWWDCMLLRDDGTGGYSGMVGLQATLGRWDCRLLWDGGTAGHSGMVGLQATLGWWDCRLL, encoded by the exons ATGCGGACTGCAGACTACTCTGGGAAGGTGTTTATGCGGACTGCAGACTACTCTGGGAAGGTGTTTATGCAGACTGCAGGCTTCTCTGGGAAGGTGTTTATGCGGACTGCAGACTACTCTGGGAAG GTGTTTATGCGGACTGCAGACTACTCTGGGAAGGTGTTTATGCGGACTGCAGACTACTCTGGGAAGGTGTTTATGCGGACTGCAGACTACTCTGGGAAGGTGTTTATGCGGACTGCAGACTACTCTGGGAAG GTGTTTATGCGGACTGCAGGCTACTCTGGGAAGGTGTTTATGCGGACTGCAGACTACCCTGGGAAGGTGTTTATGCGGACTGCAGACTACTCTGGGAAGGTGTTTATGCGGACTGCAGGCTACTCTAGAATGGTGGGActgcaggctactctgggatggtgGGACTGCAGGCAACTCTGGGATGGTGGGACTGCAGGCTATTCTAGGATGGTGGGActgcaggctactctgggatggtgGGACTGCATGCTACTCCGGGATGATGGGACTGGTGGCTACTCTGGAATGGTGGGACTGCAGGCTACTCTGGGTAGGTGGGActgcaggctactctgggatggtgGGACTGCAGGCCACTCTGGGATGGTGGGActgcaggctactctgggatggtgGGACTGCAGGCTACTCTAG
- the LOC127832092 gene encoding translation initiation factor IF-2-like isoform X1 — MRTADYSGKVFMRTADYSGKVFMQTAGFSGKVFMRTADYSGKVFMRTADYPGKVFMWTAGFSGKVFMRTADYSGKVFMRTADYSGKVFMRTADYSGKVFMRTADYSGKVFMRTAGYSGKVFMRTADYPGKVFMRTADYSGKVFMRTAGYSRMVGLQATLGWWDCRQLWDGGTAGYSRMVGLQATLGWWDCMLLRDDGTGGYSGMVGLQATLGRWDCRLLWDGGTAGHSGMVGLQATLGWWDCRLL, encoded by the exons ATGCGGACTGCAGACTACTCTGGGAAGGTGTTTATGCGGACTGCAGACTACTCTGGGAAGGTGTTTATGCAGACTGCAGGCTTCTCTGGGAAGGTGTTTATGCGGACTGCAGACTACTCTGGGAAGGTGTTTATGCGGACTGCAGACTACCCTGGGAAGGTGTTTATGTGGACTGCAGGCTTCTCTGGGAAGGTGTTTATGCGGACTGCAGACTACTCTGGGAAGGTGTTTATGCGGACTGCAGACTACTCTGGGAAGGTGTTTATGCGGACTGCAGACTACTCTGGGAAGGTGTTTATGCGGACTGCAGACTACTCTGGGAAG GTGTTTATGCGGACTGCAGGCTACTCTGGGAAGGTGTTTATGCGGACTGCAGACTACCCTGGGAAGGTGTTTATGCGGACTGCAGACTACTCTGGGAAGGTGTTTATGCGGACTGCAGGCTACTCTAGAATGGTGGGActgcaggctactctgggatggtgGGACTGCAGGCAACTCTGGGATGGTGGGACTGCAGGCTATTCTAGGATGGTGGGActgcaggctactctgggatggtgGGACTGCATGCTACTCCGGGATGATGGGACTGGTGGCTACTCTGGAATGGTGGGACTGCAGGCTACTCTGGGTAGGTGGGActgcaggctactctgggatggtgGGACTGCAGGCCACTCTGGGATGGTGGGActgcaggctactctgggatggtgGGACTGCAGGCTACTCTAG
- the LOC127832092 gene encoding translation initiation factor IF-2-like isoform X13, with protein MRTADYSGKVFMRTADYSGKVFMQTAGFSGKVFMRTADYSGKVFMRTADYPGKVFMWTAGFSGKVFMRTADYSGKVFMRTADYSGKVFMRTAGYSGKVFMRTADYPGKVFMRTADYSGKVFMRTAGYSRMVGLQATLGWWDCRQLWDGGTAGYSRMVGLQATLGWWDCMLLRDDGTGGYSGMVGLQATLGRWDCRLLWDGGTAGHSGMVGLQATLGWWDCRLL; from the exons ATGCGGACTGCAGACTACTCTGGGAAGGTGTTTATGCGGACTGCAGACTACTCTGGGAAGGTGTTTATGCAGACTGCAGGCTTCTCTGGGAAGGTGTTTATGCGGACTGCAGACTACTCTGGGAAGGTGTTTATGCGGACTGCAGACTACCCTGGGAAGGTGTTTATGTGGACTGCAGGCTTCTCTGGGAAGGTGTTTATGCGGACTGCAGACTACTCTGGGAAGGTGTTTATGCGGACTGCAGACTACTCTGGGAAG GTGTTTATGCGGACTGCAGGCTACTCTGGGAAGGTGTTTATGCGGACTGCAGACTACCCTGGGAAGGTGTTTATGCGGACTGCAGACTACTCTGGGAAGGTGTTTATGCGGACTGCAGGCTACTCTAGAATGGTGGGActgcaggctactctgggatggtgGGACTGCAGGCAACTCTGGGATGGTGGGACTGCAGGCTATTCTAGGATGGTGGGActgcaggctactctgggatggtgGGACTGCATGCTACTCCGGGATGATGGGACTGGTGGCTACTCTGGAATGGTGGGACTGCAGGCTACTCTGGGTAGGTGGGActgcaggctactctgggatggtgGGACTGCAGGCCACTCTGGGATGGTGGGActgcaggctactctgggatggtgGGACTGCAGGCTACTCTAG
- the LOC127832092 gene encoding translation initiation factor IF-2-like isoform X12, producing MRTADYSGKVFMRTADYSGKVFMQTAGFSGKVFMRTADYSGKVFMRTADYPGKVFMRTADYSGKVFMRTADYSGKVFMRTADYSGKVFMRTAGYSGKVFMRTADYPGKVFMRTADYSGKVFMRTAGYSRMVGLQATLGWWDCRQLWDGGTAGYSRMVGLQATLGWWDCMLLRDDGTGGYSGMVGLQATLGRWDCRLLWDGGTAGHSGMVGLQATLGWWDCRLL from the exons ATGCGGACTGCAGACTACTCTGGGAAGGTGTTTATGCGGACTGCAGACTACTCTGGGAAGGTGTTTATGCAGACTGCAGGCTTCTCTGGGAAGGTGTTTATGCGGACTGCAGACTACTCTGGGAAGGTGTTTATGCGGACTGCAGACTACCCTGGGAAG GTGTTTATGCGGACTGCAGACTACTCTGGGAAGGTGTTTATGCGGACTGCAGACTACTCTGGGAAGGTGTTTATGCGGACTGCAGACTACTCTGGGAAG GTGTTTATGCGGACTGCAGGCTACTCTGGGAAGGTGTTTATGCGGACTGCAGACTACCCTGGGAAGGTGTTTATGCGGACTGCAGACTACTCTGGGAAGGTGTTTATGCGGACTGCAGGCTACTCTAGAATGGTGGGActgcaggctactctgggatggtgGGACTGCAGGCAACTCTGGGATGGTGGGACTGCAGGCTATTCTAGGATGGTGGGActgcaggctactctgggatggtgGGACTGCATGCTACTCCGGGATGATGGGACTGGTGGCTACTCTGGAATGGTGGGACTGCAGGCTACTCTGGGTAGGTGGGActgcaggctactctgggatggtgGGACTGCAGGCCACTCTGGGATGGTGGGActgcaggctactctgggatggtgGGACTGCAGGCTACTCTAG
- the LOC127832092 gene encoding translation initiation factor IF-2-like isoform X24 gives MRTADYSGKVFMRTADYSGKVFMRTADYSGKVFMRTADYSGKVFMRTADYSGKVFMRTADYSGKVFMRTAGYSGKVFMRTADYPGKVFMRTADYSGKVFMRTAGYSRMVGLQATLGWWDCRQLWDGGTAGYSRMVGLQATLGWWDCMLLRDDGTGGYSGMVGLQATLGRWDCRLLWDGGTAGHSGMVGLQATLGWWDCRLL, from the exons ATGCGGACTGCAGACTACTCTGGGAAGGTGTTTATGCGGACTGCAGACTACTCTGGGAAG GTGTTTATGCGGACTGCAGACTACTCTGGGAAGGTGTTTATGCGGACTGCAGACTACTCTGGGAAGGTGTTTATGCGGACTGCAGACTACTCTGGGAAGGTGTTTATGCGGACTGCAGACTACTCTGGGAAG GTGTTTATGCGGACTGCAGGCTACTCTGGGAAGGTGTTTATGCGGACTGCAGACTACCCTGGGAAGGTGTTTATGCGGACTGCAGACTACTCTGGGAAGGTGTTTATGCGGACTGCAGGCTACTCTAGAATGGTGGGActgcaggctactctgggatggtgGGACTGCAGGCAACTCTGGGATGGTGGGACTGCAGGCTATTCTAGGATGGTGGGActgcaggctactctgggatggtgGGACTGCATGCTACTCCGGGATGATGGGACTGGTGGCTACTCTGGAATGGTGGGACTGCAGGCTACTCTGGGTAGGTGGGActgcaggctactctgggatggtgGGACTGCAGGCCACTCTGGGATGGTGGGActgcaggctactctgggatggtgGGACTGCAGGCTACTCTAG
- the LOC127832092 gene encoding translation initiation factor IF-2-like isoform X4, whose translation MRTADYSGKVFMRTADYSGKVFMQTAGFSGKVFMRTADYSGKVFMWTAGFSGKVFMRTADYSGKVFMRTADYSGKVFMRTADYSGKVFMRTADYSGKVFMRTAGYSGKVFMRTADYPGKVFMRTADYSGKVFMRTAGYSRMVGLQATLGWWDCRQLWDGGTAGYSRMVGLQATLGWWDCMLLRDDGTGGYSGMVGLQATLGRWDCRLLWDGGTAGHSGMVGLQATLGWWDCRLL comes from the exons ATGCGGACTGCAGACTACTCTGGGAAGGTGTTTATGCGGACTGCAGACTACTCTGGGAAGGTGTTTATGCAGACTGCAGGCTTCTCTGGGAAGGTGTTTATGCGGACTGCAGACTACTCTGGGAAG GTGTTTATGTGGACTGCAGGCTTCTCTGGGAAGGTGTTTATGCGGACTGCAGACTACTCTGGGAAGGTGTTTATGCGGACTGCAGACTACTCTGGGAAGGTGTTTATGCGGACTGCAGACTACTCTGGGAAGGTGTTTATGCGGACTGCAGACTACTCTGGGAAG GTGTTTATGCGGACTGCAGGCTACTCTGGGAAGGTGTTTATGCGGACTGCAGACTACCCTGGGAAGGTGTTTATGCGGACTGCAGACTACTCTGGGAAGGTGTTTATGCGGACTGCAGGCTACTCTAGAATGGTGGGActgcaggctactctgggatggtgGGACTGCAGGCAACTCTGGGATGGTGGGACTGCAGGCTATTCTAGGATGGTGGGActgcaggctactctgggatggtgGGACTGCATGCTACTCCGGGATGATGGGACTGGTGGCTACTCTGGAATGGTGGGACTGCAGGCTACTCTGGGTAGGTGGGActgcaggctactctgggatggtgGGACTGCAGGCCACTCTGGGATGGTGGGActgcaggctactctgggatggtgGGACTGCAGGCTACTCTAG
- the LOC127832092 gene encoding translation initiation factor IF-2-like isoform X6: MRTADYSGKVFMRTADYSGKVFMQTAGFSGKVFMRTADYSGKVFMRTADYPGKVFMWTAGFSGKVFMRTADYSGKVFMRTADYSGKVFMRTADYSGKVFMRTAGYSGKVFMRTADYPGKVFMRTADYSGKVFMRTAGYSRMVGLQATLGWWDCRQLWDGGTAGYSRMVGLQATLGWWDCMLLRDDGTGGYSGMVGLQATLGRWDCRLLWDGGTAGHSGMVGLQATLGWWDCRLL; the protein is encoded by the exons ATGCGGACTGCAGACTACTCTGGGAAGGTGTTTATGCGGACTGCAGACTACTCTGGGAAGGTGTTTATGCAGACTGCAGGCTTCTCTGGGAAGGTGTTTATGCGGACTGCAGACTACTCTGGGAAGGTGTTTATGCGGACTGCAGACTACCCTGGGAAGGTGTTTATGTGGACTGCAGGCTTCTCTGGGAAGGTGTTTATGCGGACTGCAGACTACTCTGGGAAGGTGTTTATGCGGACTGCAGACTACTCTGGGAAGGTGTTTATGCGGACTGCAGACTACTCTGGGAAG GTGTTTATGCGGACTGCAGGCTACTCTGGGAAGGTGTTTATGCGGACTGCAGACTACCCTGGGAAGGTGTTTATGCGGACTGCAGACTACTCTGGGAAGGTGTTTATGCGGACTGCAGGCTACTCTAGAATGGTGGGActgcaggctactctgggatggtgGGACTGCAGGCAACTCTGGGATGGTGGGACTGCAGGCTATTCTAGGATGGTGGGActgcaggctactctgggatggtgGGACTGCATGCTACTCCGGGATGATGGGACTGGTGGCTACTCTGGAATGGTGGGACTGCAGGCTACTCTGGGTAGGTGGGActgcaggctactctgggatggtgGGACTGCAGGCCACTCTGGGATGGTGGGActgcaggctactctgggatggtgGGACTGCAGGCTACTCTAG
- the LOC127832092 gene encoding translation initiation factor IF-2-like isoform X15, with product MRTADYSGKVFMRTADYSGKVFMRTADYSGKVFMRTADYSGKVFMRTADYSGKVFMRTADYSGKVFMRTADYSGKVFMRTAGYSGKVFMRTADYPGKVFMRTADYSGKVFMRTAGYSRMVGLQATLGWWDCRQLWDGGTAGYSRMVGLQATLGWWDCMLLRDDGTGGYSGMVGLQATLGRWDCRLLWDGGTAGHSGMVGLQATLGWWDCRLL from the exons ATGCGGACTGCAGACTACTCTGGGAAGGTGTTTATGCGGACTGCAGACTACTCTGGGAAG GTGTTTATGCGGACTGCAGACTACTCTGGGAAG GTGTTTATGCGGACTGCAGACTACTCTGGGAAGGTGTTTATGCGGACTGCAGACTACTCTGGGAAGGTGTTTATGCGGACTGCAGACTACTCTGGGAAGGTGTTTATGCGGACTGCAGACTACTCTGGGAAG GTGTTTATGCGGACTGCAGGCTACTCTGGGAAGGTGTTTATGCGGACTGCAGACTACCCTGGGAAGGTGTTTATGCGGACTGCAGACTACTCTGGGAAGGTGTTTATGCGGACTGCAGGCTACTCTAGAATGGTGGGActgcaggctactctgggatggtgGGACTGCAGGCAACTCTGGGATGGTGGGACTGCAGGCTATTCTAGGATGGTGGGActgcaggctactctgggatggtgGGACTGCATGCTACTCCGGGATGATGGGACTGGTGGCTACTCTGGAATGGTGGGACTGCAGGCTACTCTGGGTAGGTGGGActgcaggctactctgggatggtgGGACTGCAGGCCACTCTGGGATGGTGGGActgcaggctactctgggatggtgGGACTGCAGGCTACTCTAG
- the LOC127832092 gene encoding translation initiation factor IF-2-like isoform X31: MRTADYSGKVFMRTADYSGKVFMQTAGFSGKVFMRTADYSGKVFMWTAGFSGKVFMRTADYSGKVFMRTAGYSGKVFMRTADYPGKVFMRTADYSGKVFMRTAGYSRMVGLQATLGWWDCRQLWDGGTAGYSRMVGLQATLGWWDCMLLRDDGTGGYSGMVGLQATLGRWDCRLLWDGGTAGHSGMVGLQATLGWWDCRLL; encoded by the exons ATGCGGACTGCAGACTACTCTGGGAAGGTGTTTATGCGGACTGCAGACTACTCTGGGAAGGTGTTTATGCAGACTGCAGGCTTCTCTGGGAAGGTGTTTATGCGGACTGCAGACTACTCTGGGAAG GTGTTTATGTGGACTGCAGGCTTCTCTGGGAAGGTGTTTATGCGGACTGCAGACTACTCTGGGAAG GTGTTTATGCGGACTGCAGGCTACTCTGGGAAGGTGTTTATGCGGACTGCAGACTACCCTGGGAAGGTGTTTATGCGGACTGCAGACTACTCTGGGAAGGTGTTTATGCGGACTGCAGGCTACTCTAGAATGGTGGGActgcaggctactctgggatggtgGGACTGCAGGCAACTCTGGGATGGTGGGACTGCAGGCTATTCTAGGATGGTGGGActgcaggctactctgggatggtgGGACTGCATGCTACTCCGGGATGATGGGACTGGTGGCTACTCTGGAATGGTGGGACTGCAGGCTACTCTGGGTAGGTGGGActgcaggctactctgggatggtgGGACTGCAGGCCACTCTGGGATGGTGGGActgcaggctactctgggatggtgGGACTGCAGGCTACTCTAG
- the LOC127832092 gene encoding translation initiation factor IF-2-like isoform X17 — MRTADYSGKVFMRTADYSGKVFMQTAGFSGKVFMRTADYSGKVFMRTADYSGKVFMRTADYSGKVFMRTADYSGKVFMRTAGYSGKVFMRTADYPGKVFMRTADYSGKVFMRTAGYSRMVGLQATLGWWDCRQLWDGGTAGYSRMVGLQATLGWWDCMLLRDDGTGGYSGMVGLQATLGRWDCRLLWDGGTAGHSGMVGLQATLGWWDCRLL; from the exons ATGCGGACTGCAGACTACTCTGGGAAGGTGTTTATGCGGACTGCAGACTACTCTGGGAAGGTGTTTATGCAGACTGCAGGCTTCTCTGGGAAGGTGTTTATGCGGACTGCAGACTACTCTGGGAAG GTGTTTATGCGGACTGCAGACTACTCTGGGAAGGTGTTTATGCGGACTGCAGACTACTCTGGGAAGGTGTTTATGCGGACTGCAGACTACTCTGGGAAG GTGTTTATGCGGACTGCAGGCTACTCTGGGAAGGTGTTTATGCGGACTGCAGACTACCCTGGGAAGGTGTTTATGCGGACTGCAGACTACTCTGGGAAGGTGTTTATGCGGACTGCAGGCTACTCTAGAATGGTGGGActgcaggctactctgggatggtgGGACTGCAGGCAACTCTGGGATGGTGGGACTGCAGGCTATTCTAGGATGGTGGGActgcaggctactctgggatggtgGGACTGCATGCTACTCCGGGATGATGGGACTGGTGGCTACTCTGGAATGGTGGGACTGCAGGCTACTCTGGGTAGGTGGGActgcaggctactctgggatggtgGGACTGCAGGCCACTCTGGGATGGTGGGActgcaggctactctgggatggtgGGACTGCAGGCTACTCTAG
- the LOC127832092 gene encoding translation initiation factor IF-2-like isoform X10 produces the protein MRTADYSGKVFMRTADYSGKVFMRTADYSGKVFMRTADYPGKVFMRTADYSGKVFMRTADYSGKVFMRTADYSGKVFMRTADYSGKVFMRTAGYSGKVFMRTADYPGKVFMRTADYSGKVFMRTAGYSRMVGLQATLGWWDCRQLWDGGTAGYSRMVGLQATLGWWDCMLLRDDGTGGYSGMVGLQATLGRWDCRLLWDGGTAGHSGMVGLQATLGWWDCRLL, from the exons ATGCGGACTGCAGACTACTCTGGGAAGGTGTTTATGCGGACTGCAGACTACTCTGGGAAG GTGTTTATGCGGACTGCAGACTACTCTGGGAAGGTGTTTATGCGGACTGCAGACTACCCTGGGAAG GTGTTTATGCGGACTGCAGACTACTCTGGGAAGGTGTTTATGCGGACTGCAGACTACTCTGGGAAGGTGTTTATGCGGACTGCAGACTACTCTGGGAAGGTGTTTATGCGGACTGCAGACTACTCTGGGAAG GTGTTTATGCGGACTGCAGGCTACTCTGGGAAGGTGTTTATGCGGACTGCAGACTACCCTGGGAAGGTGTTTATGCGGACTGCAGACTACTCTGGGAAGGTGTTTATGCGGACTGCAGGCTACTCTAGAATGGTGGGActgcaggctactctgggatggtgGGACTGCAGGCAACTCTGGGATGGTGGGACTGCAGGCTATTCTAGGATGGTGGGActgcaggctactctgggatggtgGGACTGCATGCTACTCCGGGATGATGGGACTGGTGGCTACTCTGGAATGGTGGGACTGCAGGCTACTCTGGGTAGGTGGGActgcaggctactctgggatggtgGGACTGCAGGCCACTCTGGGATGGTGGGActgcaggctactctgggatggtgGGACTGCAGGCTACTCTAG